Proteins co-encoded in one Euleptes europaea isolate rEulEur1 chromosome 1, rEulEur1.hap1, whole genome shotgun sequence genomic window:
- the SMIM36 gene encoding small integral membrane protein 36 produces the protein MDFLEIDPVTLNLVILVISYVLLLLVFLISCVLYDCRGKDPSKEYAPEIPTEPQPPIRLMVMQQGNPGSHWGKELVHAYENSSGPPGKRTTVV, from the coding sequence ATGGATTTTTTGGAAATTGACCCTGTTACCTTGAATCTGGTCATCCTTGTAATTAGCTATGTCCTCCTGCTTTTGGTTTTCCTAATTTCTTGTGTGCTGTATGACTGTAGGGGGAAAGATCCCAGTAAAGAATATGCTCCTGAGATTCCAACTGAACCTCAGCCTCCAATCCGGCTAATGGTGATGCAGCAAGGAAATCCAGGTTCCCACTGGGGTAAAGAACTTGTCCATGCTTATGAAAATTCTTCAGGTCCACCGGGAAAAAGGACTACAGTTGTTTAA